The sequence below is a genomic window from Alphaproteobacteria bacterium.
GCGAAAGCTACGTGGTGGCCTACCAACGCTACGACGCCGCACCCGGCGACGACATGACGCACCTGCGGGCGGCGCTGGGCGAGCAGGTGGAGCGCTCCGATCTCCCCATCGAGGTCTGTATGCCGGCCCGCTATGTCGATGCCTTCGAGAAGCGCGAGGGGGCCTGGCGAATAACGCAGCGCACCACGATATTCGAGGGCCGTTATCTGCTCGCCGGTGCGGGCGGCGCTTTGGATCCCGCCTGGACCGTGGGGCAGCGGGATGCGTCCGATCCCCTATATGTGGCCCGCCGGAGCGCCGGCCTGGCGGCGAGCACAGCGTGAAGAGCAGTCGTTTCGCCGTCGCGGTTTTGGTCCTTTCGGTATTCGCTGCGGGACCGGCCGCCGCCGCGGATTACTGGCCCACCGAGGCCTGGCGCCGGTCGACGCCCGAAGCCCAGGGCATGCGGTCGAAGCCGCTGGCCGATATGCTGGCCCGGATCCGGGAACGGGGCTGGCGCATCGACAGCGTCACCGTGGTGCGCAACGGTTATGTGGTCCTGATGCAACAACAAATGTTCGGACCGGTGGGCGACCCCCACTACGCGGACTATACGGCGAGCATTCACGAAAGCGGAGAGCACCTGCTCTCGCTGATCGGCGAGATTCTCGACCTCTCGAAGATCGAGGCCGGCCGCGTCATCCTGAATGAGCGTGATGTCGACGTGGCCGCCATGATCGGACGTTGCCTTTTCATCATCAACGAGCGGGCGCGGGAGGCCGAACTGGATCTCCGTGCTGACATCGCCGATGCTTTGCCAACGCTTCGGGCCGATGAACGCATGGTCCGGCAGATGCTGCTCAACCTGCTTTCGAATGCGGTCAAGTTCACCGAGAGCGGTGGCCAGGTCACGGTGGCTTGCGAGTTGGCAAAAGATGGTCGTTTGAGGATTTCGGTAAGCGACACCGGGATCGGCGTTGTCGCCAGCGACATTCCGAAAGCAATGTCGACGTTCGGTCAGGTTGACGGAGCGTTGAACCGAAAATACCAGGGCACGGGGCTGGGCCTGCCTTTGGTGAAGTCGCTGGCGGAGCTGCACGGCGGCGGTCTCGAGTTCGACAGCCTGATCGGCGTTGGCACCGAAGCTACCATCTGGTTTCCCCAGGAAAGGGTTGTCGCAGGCCTGCCGTGACCCGGTGAGAAATGCGGGCTAGGTTTGCGCTGGTGGCAACCAGCGGCGGAGCGCTCATGACGGCAACAGGCGAGGCGACCCCCGAGGTTTCGCTGGTCGTCGCCATGTTCAACGAGGCCCAGAACATAGAGGCCTTTCTTGACCGCGCCCGCGCCGCCCTGGCCGGGGTGGGCAGCTGGGAAATCATCTGCGTCGACGATGGCAGCAGCGACGACGGCCTCGGCCGTCTTTTGCAGCAACGCCAGCGCGACCCGCGTATCCGCATCGTCGAGCTCTCGCGCAACTTCGGCAAGGACATCGCCCTCACGGCCGGCCTCGACCACCCCGAGCGAAGATAACTGAGCTACCCCAGCGACCATACCGCAGCAAAAAAGGACGCCCGAATCGCCCTGCGAAAGCCGCGGAAGCTTTAGGCGGTTTGCGCCATATGCCAATTATGCTATATAGTATTTATGGCATGGAGGGTTGGAACGCTCAACGCCGTCGTCGACAGCGAGCTTGAATCCCTGCCGCTGGACATGCAGGCCCGATTCCACTGGATCGCCGAGCTCATCGAGAGCAAGGATCTTGCCAGAGTAGGGATGCCCCATGTCGAGCATTTGGACGGAAAGATTTGGGAAATCCGCATGTCGGGACGGGACGGAATCGCCCGTGCGCTTTACCAGACCGCAAGCGGACAGCGAATCGTCGTGCTGCGTGTCGTTATCAAGAAAACCAACAAAACGCCGCGCCGGGAAATTGAATTGGCCAAGGCACGGGCTCGGCAGATCAGCTGACCTGGAAACGTCTGAATCGCAACGGGGAAAAGGATCATGACCAGCCTGCGCACGCTCAAGAAAAGAGCCATGAAGAAACCCGGGTTCCGCGAGGCCTACGAAGAACTGAGGCCCGAATACGAACTTGCAGCCCAACTCATCGATGCCCGGGCACAAGCCAAGATGACGCAGGAAGAGGTTGCCAAACGCATGCGCACCACCCAGTCCGTCATCTCGCGCATCGAATCCGGCAAGGTCAAACCCACCTGGCCCACCATCCAGCGCTACGTGA
It includes:
- a CDS encoding nuclear transport factor 2 family protein, coding for MEQTENAPEARLEDRFQIEQILRRWARAVDRRDWDLVSGVFHPGAYDDHGMYKGDIDGLVEWLKVRHRSITMSMHVLGNVFIEFAGPDSALCESYVVAYQRYDAAPGDDMTHLRAALGEQVERSDLPIEVCMPARYVDAFEKREGAWRITQRTTIFEGRYLLAGAGGALDPAWTVGQRDASDPLYVARRSAGLAASTA
- a CDS encoding HAMP domain-containing sensor histidine kinase, yielding MKSSRFAVAVLVLSVFAAGPAAAADYWPTEAWRRSTPEAQGMRSKPLADMLARIRERGWRIDSVTVVRNGYVVLMQQQMFGPVGDPHYADYTASIHESGEHLLSLIGEILDLSKIEAGRVILNERDVDVAAMIGRCLFIINERAREAELDLRADIADALPTLRADERMVRQMLLNLLSNAVKFTESGGQVTVACELAKDGRLRISVSDTGIGVVASDIPKAMSTFGQVDGALNRKYQGTGLGLPLVKSLAELHGGGLEFDSLIGVGTEATIWFPQERVVAGLP
- a CDS encoding glycosyltransferase, which produces MTATGEATPEVSLVVAMFNEAQNIEAFLDRARAALAGVGSWEIICVDDGSSDDGLGRLLQQRQRDPRIRIVELSRNFGKDIALTAGLDHPERR
- a CDS encoding type II toxin-antitoxin system RelE/ParE family toxin, with product MAWRVGTLNAVVDSELESLPLDMQARFHWIAELIESKDLARVGMPHVEHLDGKIWEIRMSGRDGIARALYQTASGQRIVVLRVVIKKTNKTPRREIELAKARARQIS
- a CDS encoding helix-turn-helix transcriptional regulator, with the translated sequence MTSLRTLKKRAMKKPGFREAYEELRPEYELAAQLIDARAQAKMTQEEVAKRMRTTQSVISRIESGKVKPTWPTIQRYVKAVGAELKVIIEPAKPRRRSA